The following proteins are co-located in the Paenibacillus sp. FSL H8-0079 genome:
- a CDS encoding DoxX family protein, whose translation MFSFNQWLRENKVAMWILTVLRVYIGYDWMTHGWSKLTGGFQAGGFLAGAVGKATGENPTVQAWWGTFLEKFAVPNAGLFDFIIPLGEFLVGVGLLLGCFTTLAALMALVMNFAFLFSGTVSTNAQLVLMQIFLVVAGANAGKIGLDHWVLPYLRGLITRNKGNHPKDTPTISPTQKTA comes from the coding sequence ATGTTCAGCTTCAACCAATGGCTTAGAGAAAACAAAGTAGCAATGTGGATTTTGACAGTACTTCGGGTGTATATCGGTTACGATTGGATGACTCACGGATGGAGCAAATTGACCGGCGGATTCCAAGCTGGCGGATTCCTAGCCGGGGCAGTCGGCAAAGCTACGGGTGAAAACCCTACAGTTCAAGCATGGTGGGGAACATTCCTTGAGAAATTCGCTGTACCAAACGCAGGATTGTTCGACTTCATCATCCCGCTTGGTGAATTCCTTGTAGGTGTAGGCCTCTTACTCGGTTGCTTCACAACACTGGCTGCACTGATGGCTCTCGTGATGAACTTCGCGTTCCTCTTCTCGGGTACAGTAAGCACGAACGCTCAACTGGTTCTGATGCAAATCTTCCTGGTTGTTGCTGGTGCAAATGCAGGTAAAATCGGTCTGGATCACTGGGTACTGCCTTACCTTCGCGGATTGATTACTCGCAACAAAGGTAATCATCCTAAAGACACACCAACTATTAGCCCGACTCAAAAAACAGCTTAA
- the ilvA gene encoding threonine ammonia-lyase IlvA has translation MKPVEQEPTGTTSPGRASVGMEDIVRAHHVLREVIVRTPLQRDAVLSAKYNCNVYLKREDLQVVRSFKIRGAYNMIRSLTPAEMEKGIVCASAGNHAQGVAFSCNALGINGKIFMPSTTPNQKVKQVRRFGGSNVEVVLIGDTYDDAYAEAMRACDEQGMTFIHPFDQPKIIAGNGTVAMEIMESLDENADYVFVTIGGGGLAAGVGTYMKTVSPETRIIGVEPLGAASMSEAMFRKQVVTLDDIDKFVDGAAVKRVGDLTFEICSSALDDIVKVPEGKACTTILELYNENAIVVEPAGSLAVAALEQYRDQIVGKTVVCVISGGNNDIDRMQEIKERSLIYEGLKYYFMVNFPQRAGALREFLEEVLGKNDDITRFEYTKKHDKENGPALVGIELMYKEDYQPLIERMNRKGIAYTELNKNLNLFNMLI, from the coding sequence ATGAAACCAGTTGAACAAGAACCAACGGGAACCACAAGTCCCGGTCGTGCCAGTGTTGGCATGGAAGATATCGTGCGCGCACATCATGTGCTGCGTGAGGTCATTGTAAGAACGCCGTTACAGCGGGATGCTGTACTGTCGGCCAAATATAACTGTAATGTGTATCTGAAAAGGGAAGACCTTCAAGTGGTGCGCTCGTTCAAAATTCGGGGCGCCTATAATATGATTCGCAGTCTGACACCAGCCGAGATGGAGAAGGGTATTGTCTGTGCAAGTGCGGGCAACCATGCTCAGGGTGTCGCTTTTAGCTGTAATGCGCTCGGAATTAACGGCAAAATCTTCATGCCGAGTACAACGCCAAATCAGAAGGTGAAGCAGGTGCGACGCTTTGGCGGCAGCAACGTTGAAGTAGTGCTGATCGGGGATACGTATGACGATGCATACGCAGAAGCAATGCGTGCATGTGACGAACAGGGTATGACGTTCATCCATCCTTTTGATCAACCGAAGATTATTGCAGGTAATGGTACGGTAGCGATGGAAATCATGGAAAGTCTCGATGAGAATGCCGACTATGTGTTCGTTACGATTGGTGGCGGTGGGTTGGCAGCCGGCGTGGGAACCTATATGAAGACCGTGAGTCCGGAGACACGCATCATCGGTGTTGAGCCACTTGGGGCAGCTTCCATGAGTGAGGCGATGTTCCGTAAACAGGTTGTTACGCTGGATGATATTGATAAATTCGTGGATGGCGCAGCGGTGAAACGGGTTGGTGATCTGACCTTTGAGATCTGCAGCAGCGCACTGGATGACATTGTGAAAGTGCCAGAAGGCAAAGCCTGCACAACCATTCTGGAGCTATATAATGAAAATGCGATCGTTGTCGAGCCTGCCGGTTCCTTGGCTGTTGCGGCGCTTGAGCAGTATCGTGACCAAATTGTGGGCAAGACGGTGGTCTGCGTAATTAGCGGCGGGAACAACGATATTGACCGGATGCAAGAGATCAAGGAACGTTCCCTGATCTATGAAGGTCTGAAATATTATTTCATGGTTAATTTCCCGCAGCGTGCAGGAGCTTTACGTGAATTCTTGGAGGAAGTTCTAGGGAAGAACGATGATATCACGCGATTTGAATATACGAAAAAGCATGATAAGGAAAATGGCCCTGCATTGGTGGGCATCGAGCTGATGTACAAGGAAGATTACCAACCGCTCATTGAACGTATGAACCGCAAAGGTATCGCCTATACCGAGCTGAACAAAAATCTCAATCTGTTCAACATGTTAATCTGA
- a CDS encoding class III extradiol ring-cleavage dioxygenase — translation MTLPALFIAHGSPALAVESNDYTHFLNQLGDRLPAPKAIVVFTAHWDCPEPSVTMDDTHQTLHDFYGFPSTMYTMEYPASGQPDLANEICALFTRSNLAHQPIRGRGLDHGVWVPLLHMYPEANIPVIAVSVDSLRTPQEQYDIGRILEQLRHDDVLIIGSGGTVHNLRLLGNTDEPQEWAVEFDNWIGERLEQWNTRELFQYEKKAPHARTAVPSYGTEHLAPLFYAMGTADMSRSAKRLFQSYPYGTLSLNCWQFGDGV, via the coding sequence ATGACATTACCCGCACTTTTCATTGCGCATGGTTCTCCCGCTCTGGCGGTGGAGAGCAATGACTACACTCATTTTCTGAACCAGCTTGGAGACAGGCTGCCGGCTCCGAAAGCCATTGTTGTATTTACGGCGCATTGGGATTGTCCCGAACCGTCCGTGACGATGGATGATACACATCAGACCTTGCATGATTTTTACGGATTTCCCTCTACGATGTATACCATGGAATACCCTGCATCTGGACAGCCAGATCTAGCGAATGAGATATGTGCTTTGTTCACCCGCAGCAATCTGGCGCATCAGCCGATTCGAGGTCGGGGCCTGGATCATGGCGTATGGGTACCGCTGCTACATATGTACCCCGAAGCTAATATCCCTGTGATCGCCGTATCTGTAGACTCGCTGCGTACGCCGCAGGAACAGTATGATATTGGCCGGATACTGGAACAGCTGCGTCATGATGATGTGCTGATCATTGGCAGCGGTGGAACGGTCCACAATTTGCGATTGCTGGGCAATACGGATGAGCCGCAAGAGTGGGCAGTGGAATTTGATAACTGGATCGGGGAGCGTTTGGAGCAGTGGAACACGAGAGAGCTGTTTCAATATGAGAAAAAAGCCCCTCACGCACGCACGGCAGTTCCGTCTTATGGTACAGAACACCTTGCGCCTTTGTTCTACGCTATGGGTACAGCGGATATGTCCCGATCAGCGAAGCGTCTATTCCAGTCTTATCCTTACGGAACGCTCAGTTTGAACTGCTGGCAGTTTGGAGACGGCGTGTAA
- a CDS encoding DUF3048 domain-containing protein, translating into MKLFKWNKAASAASLCILALSLAACQNQEVAQMPLQPESAPAPVQEEQNVEEPSTSLYTAPLTGLPVDEAITRRPLAVMINNAPAARPQSGLSSADIILEVLAEGGITRFIAIFQSEGGAETVGPVRSIRPYLIELGESYDGVLVHAGGSPEAYSILQRQQKQHMDEISNGGPYFWRSSDRKAPHNLYTSADKLREGADIKGYSHDFKSPVYIYNEEGATSAGETVKQFDIHYLLDSYQVTYDYDEVSGRYMRMVNGKADQDLDNGNPIGAANIIVAGADHKVLDSVGRLSVNLEQGGEAMLFQKGKMIRGQWVRKQGDIIRFVQGSSEVALVPGKTFISIVPNQPEFASHVKLAVQ; encoded by the coding sequence TTGAAGCTTTTTAAATGGAACAAAGCAGCATCGGCTGCATCCCTTTGTATTCTTGCATTAAGTCTTGCAGCCTGCCAAAACCAGGAGGTGGCCCAGATGCCACTTCAGCCAGAATCGGCCCCAGCACCTGTGCAAGAAGAACAGAATGTGGAGGAGCCCAGTACGTCTCTTTACACTGCACCACTGACAGGGCTGCCTGTAGATGAAGCGATTACGCGGCGTCCACTCGCCGTGATGATTAATAATGCCCCAGCAGCTCGGCCCCAATCGGGTCTGAGTTCAGCCGATATCATTTTAGAAGTCCTCGCAGAGGGAGGCATTACCCGTTTTATAGCCATCTTCCAGAGTGAAGGCGGTGCTGAGACGGTCGGACCCGTGCGCAGCATACGTCCGTACCTGATTGAGCTGGGCGAGAGTTATGATGGTGTACTTGTTCATGCCGGAGGTAGTCCGGAGGCGTATTCCATTTTACAAAGGCAGCAGAAACAGCATATGGATGAAATCTCGAATGGTGGACCTTACTTCTGGCGTTCCTCTGATCGTAAAGCTCCGCATAATCTGTATACTTCAGCGGACAAGCTGAGAGAAGGGGCGGATATCAAGGGCTACAGCCATGACTTCAAGTCGCCGGTATACATCTATAATGAAGAAGGCGCGACATCCGCAGGTGAGACGGTGAAACAATTCGATATCCATTATTTATTGGATAGTTACCAGGTGACGTATGATTATGATGAAGTTAGCGGACGATATATGAGAATGGTCAATGGCAAGGCAGATCAGGATCTGGATAACGGTAATCCAATTGGCGCAGCAAACATTATTGTGGCGGGTGCAGATCACAAGGTGCTCGACAGTGTAGGCCGACTGTCCGTCAATCTGGAGCAGGGCGGTGAGGCCATGCTGTTTCAGAAGGGCAAGATGATCCGTGGACAGTGGGTGAGGAAGCAGGGGGACATTATTCGTTTTGTTCAGGGTAGCAGTGAAGTGGCTCTTGTACCTGGCAAAACCTTTATCAGCATTGTTCCGAATCAACCGGAATTTGCGAGTCATGTGAAGCTGGCTGTTCAATAA
- a CDS encoding alpha/beta fold hydrolase: protein MERQISIRHGQEELTATIHYPVVKDIKEEKSQQRVPLAVICHGFVGSRIGVDRLFVKTARELAEDGYLVLRFDYIGCGESSGEYGAEGLESMVLQTRSVLDYAVNCSDVDPTRVTLIGHSLGGAVALLTAVRDKRVKNLVMWSSVGYPFNDIVKITGREVYDEGVKLGAADYLGYKFTPTFFESLAEQQPFQEAVKFSGDVLVVHGTSDEIIPVDYAFLYQKVFWMRQEGRCDKEIIFQGDHTFSSGKEREQLITRTREWLGERQKIEQDWQHWMI, encoded by the coding sequence ATGGAACGTCAGATCAGTATCCGTCATGGACAGGAAGAATTAACAGCCACGATTCATTATCCGGTCGTGAAAGATATCAAGGAGGAGAAGAGTCAGCAGCGAGTCCCTCTGGCGGTCATCTGCCACGGCTTCGTTGGTAGCCGGATCGGCGTGGATCGTTTGTTTGTAAAGACTGCACGGGAGCTGGCTGAAGACGGTTATCTGGTCCTGCGTTTCGATTATATCGGTTGCGGAGAGAGCAGCGGGGAGTACGGAGCGGAGGGACTGGAGTCCATGGTGCTGCAGACTCGTTCGGTGCTGGATTACGCGGTGAATTGCAGTGATGTAGATCCTACGCGTGTTACGCTGATTGGTCATAGTCTGGGTGGTGCCGTTGCATTACTAACTGCTGTACGTGATAAACGTGTCAAAAACCTGGTTATGTGGTCCTCCGTGGGTTATCCATTCAATGATATCGTGAAGATTACAGGGCGGGAAGTATACGATGAAGGCGTGAAACTGGGTGCGGCTGATTATCTCGGATACAAATTCACACCGACGTTCTTCGAGTCTCTCGCTGAACAACAGCCATTCCAGGAAGCAGTCAAATTTAGTGGCGATGTTCTCGTCGTGCACGGCACGTCAGATGAGATTATTCCTGTAGACTACGCATTCCTGTATCAAAAGGTATTCTGGATGCGCCAGGAAGGCCGTTGCGACAAGGAGATCATCTTCCAGGGCGATCACACCTTCTCTTCAGGTAAAGAGCGGGAACAGCTGATTACGCGTACCAGAGAGTGGCTGGGTGAACGCCAGAAGATCGAGCAGGATTGGCAGCACTGGATGATATAA
- a CDS encoding DUF47 family protein, which produces MKLKKKKDIFFETLENMADTVVQAADYFSQHVSNLQDVTLFANEMKKYESKCDDYVHTIITELNKTFITPIERDDIMELTTTLDDVLDGLEATASRFYMYQLTDPDDEFVIQFAEILRQSAYEIQKAIHLLSQKKLLAIREYTIRLNDLENQGDEVLRMCIKHLFATVSDPIELIKRKEIYERLETTTDACEDVANVLESIIMRNS; this is translated from the coding sequence ATGAAGCTTAAGAAGAAGAAGGATATATTTTTTGAAACACTGGAGAACATGGCAGATACGGTTGTTCAAGCGGCAGATTATTTCTCCCAGCATGTTTCCAACCTTCAGGATGTGACTCTTTTCGCTAATGAAATGAAGAAGTACGAGTCGAAATGTGATGATTACGTGCATACGATTATTACAGAGCTCAACAAAACATTTATCACGCCGATCGAACGCGATGATATCATGGAGCTGACAACAACACTTGATGACGTATTGGACGGACTTGAAGCAACAGCTTCCCGTTTCTATATGTACCAACTGACAGATCCAGATGATGAGTTCGTCATACAGTTTGCTGAAATTTTGCGTCAATCTGCCTACGAAATTCAGAAGGCGATCCATTTGCTGTCCCAGAAAAAATTGCTCGCGATCCGTGAGTACACCATTCGTTTGAATGATCTGGAAAACCAAGGCGACGAAGTGCTGCGCATGTGTATCAAACATCTCTTCGCTACCGTGTCTGATCCGATTGAACTGATCAAGCGTAAGGAAATTTACGAACGTCTTGAGACGACAACGGATGCTTGTGAAGACGTAGCGAACGTGCTTGAATCCATCATTATGCGTAATTCTTAA
- a CDS encoding GNAT family N-acetyltransferase, which produces MQSDHQETSPLIRPARIEDADQVIPLLYQAIGDIAYALAGEADHEKAMQILQELYVQEDNRISYRHVTVMEQAGLIAGILVAYDGGEADLLDQPILNRPGRNQDEKYTLVKETRPGEYYLDTLSVSEAYQGQGIGRALMAAFEEQGRDLGHSQVSLIVERDNGRALMLYERQGYVKDDVIVIAGHEYNHMVKPIQ; this is translated from the coding sequence ATGCAATCAGATCACCAAGAAACATCTCCTCTGATCAGACCTGCGCGCATAGAAGATGCAGATCAGGTCATTCCGTTACTGTATCAGGCGATAGGGGATATTGCATATGCGCTTGCGGGTGAGGCGGATCATGAGAAGGCGATGCAGATTTTGCAGGAGCTATATGTGCAGGAAGACAACCGGATTAGCTATCGTCATGTGACAGTGATGGAGCAGGCTGGGCTAATCGCAGGGATTCTAGTAGCCTATGATGGCGGTGAAGCAGATCTTCTGGATCAGCCGATTCTGAATCGTCCTGGACGAAATCAGGATGAGAAGTATACTTTGGTCAAAGAAACCCGTCCTGGTGAGTATTATCTGGATACTCTCTCGGTAAGTGAAGCTTATCAGGGGCAGGGCATCGGCCGGGCACTGATGGCTGCTTTTGAGGAGCAGGGCAGAGATCTGGGTCACTCACAGGTATCCCTGATTGTAGAACGGGACAACGGCCGTGCGCTAATGCTGTACGAACGGCAGGGATATGTCAAAGACGATGTGATTGTCATCGCAGGACATGAGTATAATCATATGGTCAAACCGATTCAATAG
- a CDS encoding copper amine oxidase N-terminal domain-containing protein, which translates to MKKVMSALAVSAMLMSALPTSVMDAAARISIYINDAELSSAQAPVMKGGRVLVPLRSIFEGLDAKVQYTNRTKTIVATRDDQEVTLTLGSKTAYINGEAISLDVPANTIKGNTMVPIRFVSEAFGEKVFWNSRNQRVDIKTTATPPVDETQYAAWNIYGSVSGSNGDGRDLTVSFTRPTSEKAVSAYRIMLVKTRDVNSFTESSATAVPSANYTSVTPNGSNPKLTLNAQTRDVNGDLLNSNETYRLYVLTVGNSSNNYKNALNWSSQALKLNNVKSTVQAVTSLRAADISDYGDGRDLEINFTQPSTTSNITYYRAFVVKAKDSSAFNLAAANKVSSANSTIIYKGNTAAVKSQLTSSTRDTSGELIKSGTAYVVYILSVSTNTTTDSKLSAASSSLTLSVNTATSPVITQVKDNSDYGDGRDIQVSFNRSSDESKVANYRVFVVRNSVASSFNLTTATNLSSSLYYTVNKTGNNITTTLPSSMKDTSGYNVTNLQDYRIFVMAVGNQQNGYTNALSASSTALRLTTTGNAGVISNLAVADIGDNGDGRDLRVSFNKAADESRISGYRVYVVRSGNAGNFTLSAANASNYYTQVNKTGGNLSVTLPNAYDTSGSKVQEGVSYRVFVVSVSNSGNASQNAISSYSALITLSKTAALTAPTSITATDIGDNGNGSDISVKFNRSANETNVHHYRVFVVKKTNVSGFDLAEANRNPNFTLQSKNAGSGDYILTLENAKTTDGTNIRNDEDYRVFVLAVSNTGTISNALSTVYYDVRLSVTSEVGKVIITNVEVKKEEQAAGNATDVKVTYTKPVPDQAIGRYVLMVVPASTTFDLNAAKKTAKSSNSLDVSTSTVTELPISLSDSNGDEIKAGTYKVVILSESSDGKRESNITTSTPFIIKAKKQEATTVDKVIDLKTTVSTSSINISFTKPNEVGIARYDVYIIKEESSSGTTGRVLTDVSVGGTSSGTAIVDIGNSANDSNNMAFGAGKYKVLVVSVVSEPTKYTSVSAEGTFEILPASSGNGQGTDNPGAGNSGGNGTQSSAADLSTPGS; encoded by the coding sequence GTGAAGAAGGTCATGTCAGCGCTGGCTGTATCAGCTATGCTGATGTCCGCACTTCCAACGTCGGTTATGGATGCAGCTGCGAGAATCAGTATATATATCAATGATGCAGAGTTATCATCTGCTCAGGCACCTGTCATGAAAGGTGGACGCGTACTGGTTCCACTTCGATCGATTTTTGAAGGATTGGATGCGAAGGTACAGTACACCAACAGAACCAAAACGATTGTTGCAACTCGCGACGATCAGGAAGTTACGTTGACACTCGGTTCCAAAACGGCATACATCAACGGAGAAGCGATCTCACTGGATGTACCTGCAAACACGATCAAGGGCAACACGATGGTTCCCATTCGTTTTGTCAGTGAAGCATTTGGAGAGAAAGTGTTCTGGAACTCGCGTAACCAGCGTGTAGATATCAAGACAACGGCAACGCCTCCAGTGGATGAGACACAATATGCTGCATGGAACATCTATGGTTCGGTATCCGGAAGTAACGGAGATGGTCGTGACTTGACCGTGAGCTTCACCCGTCCAACTTCAGAGAAGGCGGTATCTGCTTACCGGATTATGCTTGTAAAAACTCGCGATGTGAATAGCTTCACGGAGTCCTCAGCAACTGCTGTACCTTCTGCGAACTATACATCTGTTACACCAAATGGCAGCAACCCGAAACTGACACTTAATGCACAGACGCGTGACGTAAACGGGGATTTGCTTAACAGCAATGAAACGTATCGCCTGTATGTACTGACTGTTGGTAACAGCAGCAATAATTATAAAAATGCATTGAACTGGTCTTCCCAAGCATTGAAGCTCAATAATGTGAAATCCACAGTACAGGCGGTTACAAGTCTGCGTGCCGCAGATATTAGTGACTATGGCGATGGCCGCGATCTGGAGATTAACTTCACGCAGCCGAGCACGACATCTAACATTACGTATTATCGTGCTTTTGTAGTCAAAGCGAAGGACTCTTCCGCATTCAATTTGGCAGCAGCGAATAAAGTGTCTAGTGCAAACTCCACGATCATATACAAAGGCAACACTGCTGCGGTCAAAAGCCAGCTGACTTCTTCGACACGGGATACGTCCGGCGAATTGATTAAAAGCGGTACAGCATATGTAGTTTACATCTTGTCGGTAAGCACTAATACAACAACAGACAGCAAGCTGTCCGCAGCATCATCTTCACTTACGTTGTCCGTGAACACAGCAACGTCTCCAGTAATTACGCAGGTGAAGGATAACTCGGATTATGGAGATGGTCGTGACATTCAGGTGAGTTTCAACCGTTCATCAGATGAGTCCAAGGTGGCGAATTATCGCGTCTTTGTGGTGCGTAACTCGGTTGCCAGCAGCTTTAATCTGACAACGGCGACTAACCTGTCCTCCAGTCTGTACTATACGGTGAATAAAACAGGTAACAACATTACAACGACTTTACCTTCATCCATGAAGGACACAAGTGGTTATAACGTAACGAATCTGCAAGATTATCGCATCTTTGTGATGGCGGTGGGCAATCAGCAAAATGGATACACCAATGCGCTGTCAGCTTCCTCCACAGCTCTGAGACTGACAACGACCGGTAACGCGGGAGTCATTAGCAACCTGGCTGTTGCGGATATTGGTGACAACGGTGATGGGCGTGATCTACGGGTTTCGTTCAACAAGGCCGCGGATGAATCCAGAATCTCTGGATATCGAGTATACGTTGTTCGCTCCGGTAATGCGGGCAACTTCACACTAAGTGCAGCTAATGCGTCGAACTACTATACGCAGGTGAACAAAACGGGTGGTAACCTGTCCGTTACGCTTCCGAATGCATATGATACAAGCGGTTCTAAGGTCCAAGAAGGTGTTAGTTATCGTGTCTTTGTTGTATCGGTGAGCAACAGTGGGAACGCTAGCCAAAACGCAATATCAAGTTATTCAGCATTAATCACATTATCCAAAACTGCTGCGTTGACTGCACCAACAAGCATTACAGCAACAGATATCGGCGATAATGGTAATGGTAGTGACATAAGTGTGAAGTTTAATAGATCGGCGAATGAGACTAATGTTCATCACTACCGTGTATTCGTGGTAAAGAAAACGAATGTAAGTGGATTTGATCTGGCAGAAGCGAATCGGAATCCTAATTTTACCCTCCAGAGTAAAAATGCAGGAAGCGGAGACTACATTTTGACTTTAGAGAATGCTAAAACGACAGATGGTACAAATATTCGTAATGATGAAGACTATCGTGTATTTGTACTGGCGGTGAGCAATACCGGTACTATTTCGAATGCTCTATCTACGGTTTATTATGATGTTAGGTTGTCTGTAACTAGTGAAGTTGGGAAAGTTATAATTACTAACGTTGAAGTTAAGAAAGAAGAGCAAGCTGCAGGTAATGCTACCGATGTAAAAGTGACATATACAAAACCAGTCCCTGATCAAGCCATTGGACGTTATGTGTTAATGGTAGTACCTGCATCTACAACTTTCGATCTAAATGCGGCCAAAAAAACTGCCAAATCCAGCAATTCACTCGATGTTTCTACAAGTACAGTTACAGAACTTCCTATTTCTTTATCCGATAGTAATGGTGACGAGATCAAAGCTGGAACATACAAGGTTGTTATTTTATCCGAATCATCTGATGGTAAAAGGGAATCAAATATAACTACGTCGACTCCTTTCATAATTAAAGCAAAAAAACAGGAAGCAACGACTGTCGATAAGGTAATAGATCTAAAAACAACTGTAAGTACTTCTTCCATTAATATAAGTTTCACTAAGCCAAATGAAGTAGGCATCGCTCGTTACGATGTGTATATCATTAAAGAAGAGAGCAGCTCAGGAACTACTGGGAGAGTTTTAACAGATGTTAGTGTAGGTGGTACTTCTTCAGGGACAGCAATAGTGGATATTGGAAATTCCGCCAATGATTCAAATAATATGGCTTTTGGAGCGGGTAAATACAAAGTTTTGGTAGTCTCAGTGGTGAGTGAGCCGACGAAATATACATCTGTCAGTGCAGAAGGCACATTTGAGATTTTGCCAGCTTCTTCTGGCAATGGTCAGGGAACTGACAATCCGGGCGCGGGAAATTCAGGTGGTAATGGCACTCAATCATCTGCTGCAGACCTCTCTACGCCAGGTTCATGA
- a CDS encoding AraC family transcriptional regulator, which produces MLAFRLTGLPDSRLPLYLYCVGTQEEKVLHRPDGFPVYQLFLSRGGEGQFKITGKGTWTMGAGQLFIVEPEVAHEYVPHSKSTGELGYIGIGGASAGSVLQSTGLLQNEPCHISGFEIIWSRMTNLWHALDRGATEMWNTSTLIYQLILDIAQSIIPSDVANVGIGSSRAQGGTVTRSNREPDPSKDALIRAVALMHTHYQDDLLLKHIADAVGYSVQHLNRLFHQHYGVTGHQYMQRLRLQKASDWMDKHPRASVREAAETVGMEVNYFIRMFKREFGETPGKGIKHRNQLQMEKDLTSS; this is translated from the coding sequence ATGCTTGCATTTCGTTTGACGGGTCTGCCGGATTCCCGGTTGCCGTTGTACCTGTATTGTGTGGGCACGCAGGAAGAGAAAGTTCTGCATAGACCGGATGGATTTCCGGTGTATCAGTTGTTTTTGTCACGCGGTGGTGAAGGGCAGTTCAAGATAACGGGAAAAGGGACATGGACGATGGGAGCAGGGCAGTTATTCATCGTGGAACCCGAGGTTGCGCATGAGTATGTGCCTCATTCCAAATCCACAGGAGAACTGGGTTATATCGGCATTGGCGGTGCATCGGCTGGATCGGTACTACAATCCACGGGTTTGCTTCAGAACGAACCGTGCCATATCTCCGGTTTTGAAATCATCTGGTCACGGATGACCAATCTCTGGCATGCGCTGGATCGAGGTGCAACGGAGATGTGGAACACATCAACCCTGATCTACCAGCTTATTTTAGATATAGCACAATCGATAATTCCATCTGATGTTGCTAACGTAGGTATTGGATCATCTAGGGCACAGGGCGGCACTGTAACACGTTCTAATCGGGAGCCCGATCCGAGCAAGGATGCACTCATCCGAGCAGTAGCATTGATGCATACGCACTACCAGGATGACCTGTTATTGAAGCACATCGCTGACGCAGTGGGTTATTCGGTGCAGCATCTCAACCGACTATTTCACCAGCATTATGGCGTGACAGGACATCAATATATGCAACGATTACGTTTGCAGAAGGCTTCGGACTGGATGGACAAGCATCCACGAGCAAGTGTGCGAGAGGCGGCAGAGACCGTAGGGATGGAAGTGAACTATTTCATTCGGATGTTCAAGCGGGAGTTTGGAGAGACACCTGGCAAAGGAATCAAGCATAGGAACCAGCTCCAAATGGAAAAAGACCTCACGAGTTCGTGA